One genomic segment of Paenibacillus sp. FSL H8-0332 includes these proteins:
- a CDS encoding helix-turn-helix transcriptional regulator, with amino-acid sequence MNSIESIGENIKILRLKNGFSQEQLALSAGVNTSYIGQIERGEKNPTIKILEQISAALEITLVDLLTLYDPKGGVRSGCHPSALTITPETIKQCLLEVLMDNTNMIIENKKGT; translated from the coding sequence ATGAACAGCATCGAATCAATTGGGGAAAATATCAAGATTTTACGGTTAAAAAATGGTTTCAGTCAGGAGCAGCTTGCACTAAGTGCAGGGGTAAACACATCTTACATTGGGCAGATCGAACGTGGAGAAAAGAACCCTACGATCAAAATACTAGAACAAATCTCGGCTGCTCTGGAGATCACCTTAGTTGACTTATTGACTTTGTATGATCCGAAGGGAGGTGTGAGAAGCGGTTGCCATCCGTCAGCTTTAACTATAACCCCTGAAACCATTAAGCAGTGTCTATTGGAAGTATTGATGGACAACACAAATATGATTATTGAAAACAAGAAAGGAACTTAA
- a CDS encoding ATP-binding protein — protein MNAALLKRLFKTISNGNKEDLRKIAKLIIDDENKKGHTNLARDLNIILSVNKDVSSNNEANDFSDRVSEKKLSTLPNSNRQDLPLGTYIETDKLEHEMVLPSEIEERFIRIEKEYAARDRLALYGLEPRKKILLYGLPGCGKTLGAQRLAWNTGLPFIKVRFDSIVSSYLGETSTNLRKIMDVATAAPCLLFFDEVDSLAQSRKTSQEVGEIKRVVNSFLQLLDEYNAPGLLVAATNLDEQLDPAVWRRFDDVFEIPKPGPDELIRLVKMTLTSISAHQINWEDVIEKANGFSSAQMVRSSKDAAKKVIIEGKDIITTKDLVQAIVDNGGAR, from the coding sequence ATGAATGCTGCGTTATTAAAAAGATTATTTAAAACAATATCAAATGGGAATAAAGAAGACCTCCGTAAAATTGCTAAATTGATAATAGATGATGAAAATAAAAAAGGTCATACTAACCTTGCAAGAGATTTGAATATTATTTTGTCTGTTAATAAAGACGTTTCCTCAAATAATGAAGCCAATGACTTTAGTGACAGAGTTTCTGAGAAAAAGCTTAGTACACTTCCTAATAGCAATAGACAGGATCTTCCATTAGGGACTTACATTGAAACAGATAAATTGGAACATGAGATGGTACTTCCGAGTGAGATTGAAGAACGATTCATCAGAATAGAAAAAGAGTATGCAGCACGGGATAGGTTAGCCTTGTATGGATTAGAACCAAGAAAAAAGATTCTACTCTATGGATTACCAGGTTGTGGAAAAACCCTTGGGGCTCAAAGATTGGCGTGGAATACTGGGTTGCCTTTTATAAAAGTTAGATTTGACTCAATTGTTTCTTCATATTTAGGTGAAACATCTACTAATTTAAGGAAAATAATGGACGTGGCTACTGCTGCCCCATGCCTTTTATTTTTCGATGAAGTTGATTCGTTAGCACAATCTAGAAAGACAAGTCAAGAAGTCGGTGAGATTAAGCGAGTAGTAAACAGCTTTTTACAACTTCTGGATGAATATAATGCCCCAGGTTTACTTGTTGCAGCAACTAATTTAGATGAACAATTAGATCCAGCTGTTTGGAGAAGATTCGACGATGTTTTTGAGATACCGAAACCAGGCCCTGACGAATTAATTAGATTAGTCAAAATGACATTAACATCAATAAGTGCTCACCAAATTAATTGGGAAGATGTTATTGAAAAAGCTAATGGATTTTCCTCTGCACAGATGGTAAGATCTAGTAAAGATGCTGCAAAAAAAGTAATTATAGAAGGTAAAGACATTATTACAACTAAAGATTTGGTTCAGGCAATTGTTGATAATGGAGGAGCAAGATGA
- a CDS encoding S8 family peptidase, whose protein sequence is MRNAGEFSHVAIKLIKDAKPKKPPGGGRKENPITEYNKVNRMQHAGTLNNSLLSIKKDFQDSKNDRIKGNLPDLPEAISLYLKIDPVNLPLEDLRVFGVEVISELEEGFILGASADVTLHDLNIKIQNFISKKENKAAGLWEISYGVGWKPENILSPELYEEWPKIKDSDVFTIDLGIACLGTEIIPAYPNKLKLKNFEKSLQKWEKKREIAYNNWHRIAIERAEQIKSIVSKYKGNLIELYEGCSESTSQLPDSFTCRISISGKGLRDIVLNYPFCFDVAEVHDTGLPYFSDVEENEDETEELIITAPEAEAPYVCVIDSGIQERHILLRKAIHDISSKSWVDSPTQVSDGVKPSGHGTRVAGAILYPNGLPVLPKVTPVCWIQNARVLDDDNNLPRNLFPPRLLEEIVDYYYNGEGRTRIYNQSINSLFPCRLVHMSSWASSIDNISWNNDVLFIISGGNLDRYRPKKTSNQRLGIIDHHIAGRLYPEYLLEDSSRIADPGQSLQAVTVGSVALGEMKGIINSYASRTKPSAFSCSGLGIWNVIKPEIVEYGGDFAYDNSSPPSLTIQKDLSPELVRSTKFGGSMIGRDGIGTSFAAPKATHIVAQIASLFPNESTLLYRALLIQSAKWPDWAEKSPNKLNVIRHIGYGIPDIDRATRNSPYRITLITNGITYIKARQVHIYEIKIPEDVRNPAGDYDIRIDVTLSYKAQPRRTRRNKRRYLSTWLDWKTSKKNESMDAFLERVTELSDDEISTEDEVEASSMSWFIGEQERHGQIKGVSRSSGTLQKDWTIIKADEFTSGFCLAVIGHVGWNTEPDAKVPYSLTVSFEAIKKDIEIYSKIRIANEIQQRINIKIEAE, encoded by the coding sequence ATGAGGAATGCTGGTGAATTTTCACATGTAGCAATAAAACTTATAAAGGATGCGAAACCAAAAAAACCTCCCGGTGGGGGTAGAAAAGAAAATCCTATAACAGAATACAATAAAGTTAACAGAATGCAACATGCAGGTACTCTAAATAATTCTTTGTTGAGCATAAAGAAAGATTTTCAAGATTCAAAAAACGATAGGATTAAGGGCAATCTTCCTGATCTACCAGAAGCAATTTCTCTTTACTTGAAAATTGATCCTGTTAATTTGCCCCTTGAAGATTTGCGAGTGTTTGGAGTAGAGGTTATTAGTGAACTGGAAGAAGGATTCATACTTGGTGCCTCGGCAGACGTCACTCTTCATGATTTGAATATAAAAATTCAAAATTTTATTTCAAAAAAAGAAAATAAGGCAGCTGGTCTATGGGAAATATCCTACGGAGTTGGATGGAAACCTGAAAATATTCTTTCACCTGAACTTTATGAAGAATGGCCGAAAATAAAGGATAGTGATGTATTTACTATCGATTTAGGTATAGCATGTCTTGGAACAGAGATCATTCCAGCATATCCCAATAAATTGAAATTAAAAAATTTTGAAAAATCATTACAGAAATGGGAAAAGAAAAGAGAGATTGCTTATAATAACTGGCACAGGATTGCTATTGAAAGAGCTGAACAAATAAAATCAATTGTGTCAAAATATAAAGGGAATCTTATTGAATTATATGAAGGCTGTTCAGAAAGCACCTCTCAACTTCCTGATAGCTTTACTTGTAGAATTTCAATTTCTGGTAAAGGATTGCGTGACATAGTTTTAAACTATCCATTTTGCTTTGATGTAGCCGAAGTTCATGATACTGGATTACCTTATTTTTCTGACGTTGAGGAAAATGAAGATGAAACTGAGGAACTAATAATAACTGCTCCTGAAGCAGAAGCACCTTACGTTTGTGTTATCGATAGTGGTATTCAAGAAAGACATATACTGCTACGTAAAGCAATACACGACATATCATCGAAAAGTTGGGTTGATTCACCAACTCAAGTTTCTGATGGAGTAAAGCCAAGCGGTCATGGAACTAGAGTAGCAGGAGCAATTTTATATCCTAATGGCTTACCAGTATTGCCTAAAGTAACACCTGTATGCTGGATTCAAAATGCTAGAGTTCTTGACGATGATAATAATCTTCCCAGAAATTTATTTCCTCCAAGACTTTTAGAGGAAATTGTAGATTATTATTATAATGGTGAAGGAAGAACTAGGATTTACAATCAATCAATTAACTCTCTCTTCCCATGTAGGCTGGTTCACATGAGTTCATGGGCTTCTTCTATTGATAATATATCTTGGAACAATGATGTTCTTTTTATTATTTCTGGAGGTAATCTTGATAGATATAGACCAAAAAAAACAAGTAATCAAAGACTTGGAATTATTGACCATCATATTGCAGGTAGATTATATCCAGAATACTTATTGGAAGATTCAAGTAGAATAGCAGACCCTGGCCAAAGTTTACAGGCTGTTACTGTGGGTTCTGTAGCTCTTGGAGAAATGAAGGGCATTATAAATTCATATGCAAGTAGAACCAAACCTTCCGCGTTTTCATGTTCAGGATTGGGAATTTGGAATGTCATAAAACCAGAAATTGTAGAATATGGTGGAGACTTCGCTTATGATAATAGCTCTCCTCCGAGTTTAACTATTCAGAAAGACTTAAGCCCTGAACTTGTTAGATCTACTAAATTTGGTGGCAGTATGATAGGGAGAGATGGTATTGGGACTTCCTTTGCAGCTCCTAAAGCCACTCATATTGTAGCACAAATTGCTTCTCTTTTTCCCAACGAGTCTACTCTTTTATATAGAGCACTTTTAATTCAATCGGCAAAATGGCCAGATTGGGCTGAGAAGAGTCCTAATAAATTGAATGTAATAAGACATATTGGTTATGGAATACCGGACATTGATAGAGCAACAAGAAATTCACCTTACAGAATCACGCTTATTACGAATGGAATTACTTACATAAAAGCTAGACAAGTACATATTTATGAGATTAAAATTCCAGAAGATGTTAGAAATCCTGCTGGAGATTATGATATTAGAATTGATGTTACACTATCTTATAAAGCACAGCCAAGAAGAACGAGAAGAAATAAAAGAAGATATTTATCGACATGGCTTGATTGGAAAACAAGTAAAAAAAATGAGTCTATGGATGCATTTCTTGAAAGAGTGACTGAACTATCTGATGATGAAATCTCTACAGAAGATGAAGTTGAAGCTAGCTCTATGTCTTGGTTTATAGGTGAGCAAGAAAGGCATGGACAGATTAAGGGAGTTAGTCGGAGTAGTGGAACGCTTCAAAAGGACTGGACAATAATTAAGGCAGATGAGTTTACTAGCGGTTTTTGTCTTGCAGTAATTGGTCACGTCGGTTGGAATACTGAACCTGACGCTAAGGTACCTTATTCTTTAACTGTTTCATTTGAGGCTATAAAAAAAGATATAGAAATTTATTCTAAGATAAGAATTGCAAATGAAATTCAACAAAGGATCAATATAAAAATCGAAGCAGAATGA
- the radC gene encoding DNA repair protein RadC, whose product MKEYSFNELENLLSSSLCEKKGSNLIRELLERFPTLSEFLTVTEQQLLIIKGIGPTKVRQILSIIELAKVLNTPTQKKHHIRCPKDVFDYLVSDFRFTSKEHFICLFLNTKNRLIYKEVISIGSLNAAIVHPREVFHAAIRRCSASLICAHNHPSGDPEPSIEDVNLTKRLIAAGEIIGIEVLDHIIIGGNRFYSLKEHGHF is encoded by the coding sequence ATGAAAGAATACTCATTTAACGAGTTGGAGAATTTATTATCATCTTCACTTTGTGAAAAAAAAGGCAGTAATCTAATAAGGGAATTACTCGAGAGATTTCCAACTCTTTCAGAATTTCTTACTGTAACAGAACAGCAACTCTTAATTATTAAAGGTATTGGGCCTACAAAAGTACGTCAAATTTTATCCATAATCGAGTTAGCAAAGGTGCTGAATACGCCTACTCAAAAAAAGCATCATATAAGATGTCCAAAAGATGTATTTGATTATCTAGTATCAGATTTTAGATTCACTTCAAAAGAACACTTCATTTGCCTCTTCCTCAATACCAAGAATCGTCTTATCTATAAAGAAGTCATCTCCATAGGCTCACTTAACGCCGCTATTGTCCATCCTAGGGAAGTATTCCATGCAGCGATAAGACGCTGTAGCGCCTCGCTCATTTGCGCTCACAACCACCCGAGCGGAGACCCGGAGCCGTCCATAGAAGACGTTAATTTAACAAAACGACTCATAGCTGCTGGGGAAATCATAGGAATAGAAGTCCTTGATCATATAATTATCGGTGGTAATCGCTTCTACAGTTTGAAAGAACATGGGCATTTCTAA
- a CDS encoding helix-turn-helix transcriptional regulator: MLMAEHQIDDITELMEKSGLSRNSINKLYRGTHLETIKLETLFKLCDTFQCRLSELIEYVPGE; the protein is encoded by the coding sequence ATGCTAATGGCCGAGCATCAGATCGACGACATTACTGAATTAATGGAGAAATCAGGGTTAAGCCGGAATTCAATCAATAAGCTGTATAGAGGAACCCATCTGGAGACTATCAAGCTGGAAACACTGTTTAAACTTTGTGATACGTTTCAATGTAGGTTGTCGGAGTTGATTGAGTATGTGCCGGGGGAATAG